Genomic segment of Malus domestica chromosome 15, GDT2T_hap1:
ggaggaagaagaagaagaagaggaaggaagaagaaaaaataaaataaaaaataaaaaaaacttcatcttccccagattcggaggaagaagaagaaggagaaggaaggagaaggaaggagaaggaggaaggaagaaggtgaagaaaaaaaaaagttgcagattcagaggaagaagaagaagaggaagaagaagaagaagaaggaagaaggaaaaaaaaaaaaaaacttcatcttccccagattcgaaggaagaaggaagaagaagaaggaagaaggagaagaaggggaaggaagaaggaaaaaaaaaattgcagattcgaaagaagaagaagaagaagaaaatatttttaatttccacgtggatggcatgtggtgcccagtcattgtccacataggcgccacatcacagttaacgggagacttaacagtttgactaacggatgtatgagactgtcccaaaatttacactttaggtatgactctgagacgaaaaaaacttgatgtattaaatgttgaaaaccacaaaacatgagagtagtaaacagtcttttaccctatatTTTAATATGTAGGGTTGTGATACTTTTTTGACATGTATAGTCTCTTGAATGTTCTAAGAGACACGTTTAACATAGCTtcatatatacttttttttgttgagCAAATTCGTATATAcatttttactatttttaatgaaattccATTCGCTAAAAAAGCGTTAGAAGGATCATCTTATTTTATACCACAATAAAATGTTACGTTCACTTTACAGTTTCATCGGTATATATCGTAAACATTATATATATGGTCCCCTTATTCTTTGATATATTATTACAAGAATTAAGGATAAGAAACCAAcagttcaaatattttttaaatgtgtATAATTTTTAGTGTTGTTGTAGCTTATTTTATATGATAAGGGGAAGGGGCCGGCggcaaggagagattggagagagagatgtgtttgtaaaattgtaggggaatgtgtgtgttatttTCTCCTACGtaatgcttttatttatagtaacaagaggaagaagaaattcATCATCCCTAAGGAATACAAGTTAATATaagaaagaataactagaatcaaatcttacaTAATTACACTTAAACTCGAAAATTTACATtctaacccaaaaaaaaaaaaaaaaaaagtcctgTAGTTCAGAGGATTAATGGGATTATTACCTGCGCGGTTTTTGTTCGAATCCCTCCTCTTCAATAATGTTTGacaaataatataaataaataaaagcacttAACAAAAGTAGACGTAGAATACCTATCTtgttgaaattttaaaatgcaTAACAGAACTTCTTGAAATTTTAACCAACAAAAATGAATACATACTACTCGAAATCTCAACCATTCACATTGTTTTCAAAGTGTGCCTATTGCCACTTAGATATGGTTCAAGCAGTACTGTTTGGGCACCAAATTAGCACGGTACTATCTTTTGTTGCTCAATGCATACCGTACTTGACCTTTACGCACTGAAAAAGTTGGAGTGGCAAATGTGCATTGTTAAGAAACAACACTACAATCAAGTTTGTCTAGCTTGTTAAGAGTGTGACTCTTATACCAAATAATTAAGGAATTTTGCATGTTCTTATAAGAGTACTTAGGCTATTCCTCAtatgccaattgattttattgaGGAACATTAACTTCCTTAACGGTATCACAGTAGTTTAACCCATGTGTTGAGCCTAACATCTCATATGTTCTCACGTCACCCAATATGTGTTATCCATGTGTTGGCTTAATTGACGCCACACGTGAGGTAGCGTGTTGATACATGAATCTCGCACCAAAGAATTAAAGGATCTTGCATGTACTTATAAGAAACTAATTACCCTAtatattatcaattaattttatagtaAGATCTCAACTTTCTATTGGTAACCTTTTTGTCTCTATTGTTAAGAATTTTATTAGCGATGGTAAAGTATAAGTAGATATAAGCCTTTTGGTGTTATCTCAATTTGTGAAGGTGAGTGGAAATTTGGGTTACTTAAGACTAAGTTAGCAATTAAAAAAAGTAAGTAGAATTATGTACAAAGAAAAAAGTAAGGGTAGCTCTATCCACAAATATTTTTTACCTTTCACACACTCTGTAATTTCATGTTCTTAAAttattttcaattcattcgatccaataacctaaaattaaaaaacaagtgtaaaaaataaaaatgtgtgtAAATAGTATTATCCAAAATTAACTACGTACAAAGAAATAATTGCTAAATTTCCAGTTATATGATTAAGTACGAAGAAAGAATCACGTACAGGCCACAGCTCTCTGAGTTGAACTGTTGAAGAGTGGAGAAGTACGAATTCACATGGGCGCAGGGCAGGGTGCAGATTCTCATATAAAAGACATGGCGTTGCCCAATAAATATTGGTTGAAGTTCAATTTAATGTAAAGTCTATCATTTACAACTGCCTCGgttcaataattaaaaaataaaaccacaTTTTACAATCAAtgcttattttgttcttatgtaCTAACCTGTAACTAGAATATGGCTCGTCTTTTTTGTTCtgaaaaaaagttgaagtttcattataattaattgacaatatgaaGAGTAACTTAACTTTTTATAAGTTTTTACATAGTTTGATCCTCACCGATATGAGACTTTATTCTCATATtatctcttttttatttacaaatttattttggaaatattgAAAATTATTAGTGAGTTTAATGCGATGTACTATaagttggaaactatacttatgAACAGAATAAGATATGTAGAACCCACAAAACCACacacaaaaaacttcaaagtatttttattgatgatacGAAAGCTAACAAACATAACGTCCTATACTTCCAAATAGGAAAAGATATCATCAATTAACAAAATACCATAAGCGTTCCTAAAACTAAAACTCTAATAAAATACTTTAATAATGATTTCAACAGTGAGTTTAATATTCATCATCGTTTTTTCTAAACAAATCTCACAAATCCAAATCAAACACCAGAATCTAATTCAGCAAAACTTTACTCTTATTGCCAGATCTACAAAGCTTTATTGTTTTGGAAACATTGACAATAATTAGTGAGTTTAATGTGATGTACGTACGATAAGTTGGAAATGATATGTATGAATAGATTGAAAATGCCTAGTAGAATCAGAAGCCACAAATTAAACCACAAAACTGAATTCAGATGATTAGACATGCACCAAGAACTATACATGCATGCATGACTCGACATTCGACAAGTCGGCAAGCTACACATGGTGCAGTGTACGTAACATAAATTGTTCTATTGTATTGAGGACTAATCGACACAATGAATTTGGTTTCCAAGTCGGTCCAACCACCATGTGCTCTCGAACTCACTACATTTATAGGAATACATATTAGAAAGTTCATCCAAATTGTGGGCTAAATTAAGATTTAGCTACTAGATCAATCAATCAAGGTATCTTATTCTTGAAAATCCTTGAGCTGTGAACTAAATAATGGAACCTAATTGTTCCTCAGTGCGTTCACTTTTTGTTAGGGTCCTGGGTCATTTAATGTCACAATTATATGACATTGATATCTCCCTCTTGTTTACTAGATTAAGAACTCAATTTCctttgaaccaaaaaaaaagaaaaaaaaaacaactcaaTTTGCTGACAAGGTAGGCCATTTGTAATGTACTGAAAAATTTTGGACTCATTTAAccgtttaaataaataaatccaaGCATATTCAATGCATCAAAGACTTAAAACTTATGTATAAATCTCAGACCAAAGtgaatctcaaatttggatttcAATACGAATTTGAGGCCAAAGTAGAGCTCGTTACAACAAGAAAAATTCAACCAAAGAAAATATGATTGTAGATGACGAGATAAATGACGTTGAAATTTCTATTGTCCAAGGAACTAGCTACACAAATTGtcaaaactaaaaatatgaCTCCAATGTCTAACGTAATAACTCAAatctttaaatttaaaaaaataagaatacaAGTCCAAAAATATAATTAGTTTACGCATTAgaagagaaaaccaaaaaactcAAATCTGCCACCTTTTCTAAACTCatgtataaatttaaaaatataaatcttTGTATAGTTGGCTTGGCAAATATACATAACAGATTTTACTACAATACTTACAAGTATTTAATAGAATCATCATCTCAACAATTAGATGGTGTTTGTATTAAATACATGCATTCACATAAATTATATGTAAATATTGTACCCAATCCAATATAATTCTCAAAATTTGTATAACTTATgtgaattattttattattatttaaggtTGGGAATTATTTTGGAGGGAAAAGGATCATCgttggatcctctttgtggggatctGGCGAATCAAGCAATCAcagccgttcatcgtatatcatgcggtcaattttcgttagatactatttatattcaattttgaattttgaatttaaaatgatttctgactgcacgatatacaatgaacagcCGTGATTGCTTGATTCCccggatccccacaaagaggatccggcgaggatccttttctgTTTTGGAGTAGAGATTTTTAGGATTTATGTGTAGCCCACAAATGGAATAAGGTTTCACGTAGTTACACATATGGCAAATTGTTCAGGGATCAATTAATCCATGTTATAACATGTATTGCAAATGGCGTTTTATTGTAGTGGTGGAAAAATAATAATGTCTATGCACCCTAATACGGATTCATTCTCACCGAGTTTCATTCATCCTAACAACTAACTATTTAACTCACTAACGCTATCactatactaaaaaaaattataccacATATTTTATCTATGAATAATATAacctaaaagaaaaaatttattgtatatttatattataacatgTATATTAAGACATAATGAGTGTTGCAACCACAACCCAAGAACTCTTTTTTAAGAACCAAGACATTGGTTAGAGTTCTTACTGAAACAAATGTGATCAGAGCGAGAGGCTGTCACTTGATTTAAATTTGGTTGCCAAAACATGTGCAATATGAAGATATCTAGTGCATCTTACTATGTCTCCTGGGTGATCATAATTCATACAGTATGGAACTATGTCTTTATTTGAGTGGTCCAAAAACAGACACTACGCAATTTTTTGTTGCTTCAATATATATTAGGCCTTTCACATTAGATCATAAGAAAAGTGGTGGAAAATTCAGTTAGGGTGTGGACCATCATCATTGGTCACATACTCATAGCCATGCTAGGGTTGCACCCATATTCAGAACCCTTTGCCCATCCTACCAAGGTATATTCACAACCATATATTCAAAAGCTTTAACAATCATGAAGGAACCTTTGACATGAATGcgaagaaaaaagggaaaaaaacatTAATTTAGACAAAATATTATGTACACTTGGgagcaaacaaattattcttttacttttcttcttctttcttttccttaatGTTTTCTCTTCTAGGCAATTTGATGGTTCTTGTGTGGACCAAAGTCCACTTCAtgacaattatatattatactGTGCCATAATATAGAGGCAGTCTATGTTGAAACACATCAAAGCCTACCACATGGTGTCACCCGCTCACTTTGGTTGATTAAATATCCTccaatttgaatttttatgaACCCTCATGATGACTTCCCTAGTCCACTTTGAAGGTTGCTTGTAGCACAAAGCACATACATTAGCACATTACAAAAAAAGTGCCCCTTTGGGATATAATAAAGCATTGCAAAACATGTGAACAAATATCCATTTTATAGTTTCTTTTGACGCATGCGTTCAATGATCAAAGATTTAGAGTTATAAATTAATTGATCAGTTTGTTAGGTTTATGCTTTTGATTTCAGAAAATGGATAAGAGTTGCTAGATATGCTTTGTACATTAAGGGGTATgtttcaaaccaaaaaaaaaactctttacTTTACAAATTTATCACATGCAATATTTCATGGTTACTATAAGGAAATGGCAGATACAAAGTGTAGAGAGCTGAGAGTACCTTCCAACTCTAAGTGCTAATTCCAGCAAATGCAAAAACTTGCATTGCTGAGTCGATGACCATTTCTTCCTCTGAAAAAGAAAACCtaacaaaatccaaaaaaacaaagaaaaaaaaaacaaaactaatttggGGATGTTTTTCATTTGTCAACTCCTTAGGTGGCTTCACGATGGTACCCTTGGCTGGATCCGGAAATTCTCCTAACGAAAGGATCGCTGTCTCTCCACGCGTCGTCGTTTGATGCCCATCATTAGTGATTGTTAACTTTTGTTTAGCTTTTGGTCATCGAAGTTTAAGTCAATTGATTGACATGGTCTAATTGTATTTtcagtttaaaaaaaagttaatggTTGTTATCAAAATGTATGTTCTAGATTCACATTTGACAACATATATAATTCTTCGTCTAACTGACAACAGAACATTTCCCGGGAATGGGAAATACAAGAAAATTTATTACCGAAAGTTTTCTAGGCCAGACTAGTTCTCTGaaccttccaacaattcaaAGTTGGAGGAATCTCAAGGCTCTCATACAAGGGAGCAACTGGGTACCCTCCACATTAACCATGGAAGGCTTTGGATTTGTATCTTCTAAATCTAATTCAATGGGGTTTTGTCATTGAACTAGTAAATTACAAAGATTGAACACCTTTTTTATTTAGCAGATTTAAACTCTTATTAGAAGCATGTATCAACGGCTGGAATTGAAAGTCGTCAGCTAATCGATGATCAATACTCTTGCGCGGCGAATATCTGGTTCCAGGCTCCaaattaaccaaattttataactCCCTGGAATTTAACATTACATTAATAATACAAGTCAAAGTTCTTTGATCAGAGTAACAACCATTTCACTTCCAGATCTTGACAAACTTATCGTGACCAGCCGAAGCAATCAAACCTGTAACATTTGACACCGCCAAAGAAGCAATGAGTCCTTCATGTGCTGGTAGAGTCATTACCTTGTTCTCTGTCATGTTCCATAACTCCAGTGTCTGCAATTATTTTCCccaaataaaaatcaaaatatgaTATCTTGCAGCAACACTAGTACCAGTAAAGGATTGTTTCTCTCGTGTAAAATGGGAACAAATATCCGAACGCCTTAAGAGAGTAGTGGTCTCCAAGCAAAAAATGTAACAAACATTACATAAGCACAATAATGGAGAATTTACTTGCCTGATAACAGCCAATGACAAGCAGTGAAGTATATGTATGATGGAAAACACACGATTGAAATTTATTTCCGTTGCAGCTCAACTCATGAACACATTCACCTTCGCCTCCTGCTCCAAGTGCCCAAACTCTAACAGAGTCGTCACTGACAGATGCGAGGAACTCACCAGAAGGATCCCAGCACACAGAATGGATAGGCTTAGTATGCCCCTGCATACAACACATGCTTTTAGAACATTGCTAAGTACCTAATCCTACAAAAACCACAATTTCCCAGTGAAACAAGCGTCTCAACATGCAATAGCATTTCCAGGACTTTTAAAGGACCCGAAGGCTCATCAATGTTGCATATACAGAACTCAAAAGATAATGTCACGTGCACAAACAATGTCAACATAGCGTTACATGATAGCATAACTCTCAGAATGATCACACAGAATATTATGTAAATGTAGAGTTGACCTGTAATGAATGCCGACAAGCTTGTGTCTCCACATCCAGTATATGTACAACATTCTCTGCAGCTGTAGCAAGAAATCTTCCAAGACGGGGTTGAAATCTCAACTGCCTCTTACCACCCTAATATGTTCAAACTTACTAATAACGAATATACCAAACAGTGcacaatcaaataaaaaaccaCTAGCTCACCCCACTCAACTTCTGTACACAAGATTCTACCTTAAACACGCTTGCACAAAAGCCATTGTTAATTCTCCAGTACCGTATCTCACCACTCGCATCACACGAACAGATAAGGTCATCATTGTTTGGGTGAAAATCTACTGACAGGACAGGAGCAGAATGTCCCATAAAGGTGCAAAATGAAACAGGCTGCAGATTTAAGACATACAAAAAGTTTTACAAGGCGAGATTACAGAATATATACGATCCACGGGACAGAAGAATGTTTCCACTAACATTGTCAGCATCCCAGATCTTGACAGTTTTGTCGAATGAAGATGTTGCAAGACGTGGCATGCTCGGACTGAAACGAACATCAGTTATCAACAATGAATGTTCTCCGAGAACAGCTTTTGGCGTTAAACTATCTGTGTACCACAGTATGGCCTGCAACACACAGATATCAAGCAATTCCACATTTATGTTCAGATATACATATAAGAATAGCAGCATTGCTCAATATGTATAGGAGCATTGAATTCTCCTCACAGAAGCTATTGGAAAATAGGAAATCATCACTCGCTCACCTTCTTATCAAGGCCACCACTAGCAAGAACTTTTCCATCTGATGAGATGTGGCAACTCACAACCTTGCTTGCACTTGCTCTAGCAGAGTTTTTTTCCGTAAATGTGAATCCTAAAGTCATATCGAAATTCCAAGTCTCAAAACAACCATCCATGTTTAATTTAGAGCCCCGTCTGGTAAccatttcatttttagtttttagcttTCAGTTCTCTTCGTTAGAGATAGAGGGAAATACACGGGAGAAAGGAAAGATGAAGAACGGTGGAGGAAGGATGGTGGGTGGAATGTAGAAGAAATGTATATGGAACGGTGCACACAACGAAAACCTATATCTCTATACAATTTTTCTACTGGATACATCCTCTATCGCTAGCGCACAAAATAAAAccgaaatagttatcaaacggggtccataaaaaaataaaaaaaaaaacagagaattGTCCACAATGTttcaaaacaactaaataacaAAGTATTCACTAATGCACCTGTAGATTGTGCATCATCAAGAAGTTCATCATCTTCTGCATTTTCTGCATCGTCTGCAAATTGATCCACATCCGTCTGCAAACGAACATGTTTATCATCCCATTACCAAAATCATCAATTCCTTGTGATACCAAGAAGATGAAGAGATTACTCACCAACTGAACTGAGAGTGATGAAAGAGCAGCATCAGCACCAGACATCATCAGAGGCTTAAGGAGTTGTGGATGTGCTGGAGCAAAAGCTTTCTTTCTCTATTCCTCAACTCTTTTCCTTGATCATCTGTTTTCCTTGATCATCTTTCCACTTTCTAACAATTTTCATGTTTGGCGGTGGAGTTGACGCCCAAGTCagcttgaaaattattttttaaatgcttTATGATTCAATTAGAtaactttcttttttatttatttataaacaaTAGTTATATTCTAAACTAATGAGAGGATAGAGAGTGAACACGAAACACAACGAATTTAAAATTAGGCAATCCACCACTTTAAACTTGACAGAAGCCATCATCCAAACTTTTGATCTAAATATTCCAAATTTTATACTGAAATAACGTAGAAAtcttaaatttcaggtagacgGGCCATGAGCTCATTCCAACAACATCGATATTGTTCCCACTTGATCAAGTGCAGATGtggggttttaatacaaaaggtcACAGTgatagttagagtggggtaattctatataaattgcTTGTTCTCCAACCTTCTGGCTGATGTGGGACAGAAATTCTATCAAAAATAATTTCGTTCGTCTATGTTGTACTTTAGAGAATCCAATCTTCCAAACTTGTTTTAGTTTTATCCGCGACTGACGGCGAAGTTCCCATCAACATGCCACGTGAAGTTACCGTTACGCCGAACAATTTCTCCCTTTCAAGCCTATCAACCCTTATGCTGCACGTTAAAACTGGGAGACTGGACCTTGATGACAAAAGAACTATCTCAAAGAGACTCGGCTGAACAAAAATGAAACGGGACATGATAATCACACCCATTTTCTCCACCTGCACACCCCTGTTTTATTACGTCCCATGTTTTCGTTCGATCCTATGCCCAGAAACAAGGGTGGGTGTGTGGCAAGAGGAAAAAAATATGTGATTTATCATTTTCCCGAATGAAACACGATGAGAATGATAAAATTTCTATCCTCCCGTCCGAAAACGTTACAAGAGCAGCATGAAGCAATTGAGAGATGTCCCAGTTTTTACTGTTACAGTAATAAGCATACAAATACAACAATAATGTTACAAGGACAGTTTCCGGGGGTCCTGTGGAGACAGTTCGATatcccaaaaaacaaaagttgaaGATCAATCGAGCAACCAAAGACATAAACTACAAGCGTTGACCAAGACTGGCTGAAACCTATTCCTAATCTGTGAAGTTCAGTTAATCACAGTGACCATTTCACTTCCAGAGCTTGACAAACTTATCGTGACTAGCCGAAGCAACCAAACCCGTAACAGTTGACACAGACAAGGCAGCAATAAGTCCTTCATGTGCCGATAGAGTCATTGTCTTGTTCTCTGTCATGTTCCATAACTCCAGTGACTGCATTTTACCCAGATAAAACTATCAGTACAGGATCATTTTTCCAGGTGGTAAAATGGGAACACGCATCCCAACAGTTTAAGTGAATAGTGACCTCCAAGCAAAAATGTAAAGAACATTATATAAGAACAATAATGCAGAATTGACTTGCCTGATAACAGCCAATGACCAGCAGTGAAGTATACGTAGGATGGAAAACGCATGAATGAAATTTATTTCCGTTGCAGCTTAACTCATGAACGCATTCCCCTTCGCCTCCCGCTCCAAATGTCCAAACTCTTACAGAGTCCTCGCTGACAGATGCAAGGAATTCGCCAGAAGGATCCCAACACACAGAATGGATAGGCTTAGTATGCCCCTGCATTCAAATCCAAATTCCAAGTAATGCAGTTGAGAATTCACATGAAAATATTACATGATCCGTTTAAATTACAACTATGAAAGAAAAATTATAGTGAGACATAATGTTAGACTGACCTGTAAAGAATGCCGACAAGTCTGAGTCTCAACATCCAGTATAGATACAACATTCTCTGCGGCTGCAGCAAGAAATCTTCCAAGACGGGGTTGAAATCTCATTTGTGCCGTACCACCCTAATACATTCAAGCATATCAGAATCACCAAAACGTATATAATATGAAAACCACCACTACCCCACCCCCATCAACTTCCTACATCCCAGAAGACAAGATTCTACCTTAGACACGCATGAGCAGCTGCCTTTGTTAATACTCCAGTAGCGTATCTGACCATCCCCGTCACAAGAACAGATGAGGTCGTCTTTATTTGGGTGGAAATCTAATGACATAACAGA
This window contains:
- the LOC103456151 gene encoding transcriptional corepressor LEUNIG-like isoform X1; translation: MMSGADAALSSLSVQLTDVDQFADDAENAEDDELLDDAQSTGFTFTEKNSARASASKVVSCHISSDGKVLASGGLDKKAILWYTDSLTPKAVLGEHSLLITDVRFSPSMPRLATSSFDKTVKIWDADNPVSFCTFMGHSAPVLSVDFHPNNDDLICSCDASGEIRYWRINNGFCASVFKVESCVQKLSGGGKRQLRFQPRLGRFLATAAENVVHILDVETQACRHSLQGHTKPIHSVCWDPSGEFLASVSDDSVRVWALGAGGEGECVHELSCNGNKFQSCVFHHTYTSLLVIGCYQTLELWNMTENKVMTLPAHEGLIASLAVSNVTGSYKIWLIWSLEPDIRRARVLIID
- the LOC103456151 gene encoding transcriptional corepressor LEUNIG-like isoform X2, yielding MMSGADAALSSLSVQLTDVDQFADDAENAEDDELLDDAQSTGFTFTEKNSARASASKVVSCHISSDGKVLASGGLDKKAILWYTDSLTPKAVLGEHSLLITDVRFSPSMPRLATSSFDKTVKIWDADNPVSFCTFMGHSAPVLSVDFHPNNDDLICSCDASGEIRYWRINNGFCASVFKGGKRQLRFQPRLGRFLATAAENVVHILDVETQACRHSLQGHTKPIHSVCWDPSGEFLASVSDDSVRVWALGAGGEGECVHELSCNGNKFQSCVFHHTYTSLLVIGCYQTLELWNMTENKVMTLPAHEGLIASLAVSNVTGSYKIWLIWSLEPDIRRARVLIID
- the LOC103456151 gene encoding transcriptional corepressor LEUNIG-like isoform X3; the protein is MMSGADAALSSLSVQLTDVDQFADDAENAEDDELLDDAQSTGFTFTEKNSARASASKVVSCHISSDGKVLASGGLDKKAILWYTDSLTPKAVLGEHSLLITDVRFSPSMPRLATSSFDKTVKIWDADNPVSFCTFMGHSAPVLSVDFHPNNDDLICSCDASGEIRYWRINNGFCASVFKGGKRQLRFQPRLGRFLATAAENVVHILDVETQACRHSLQGHTKPIHSVCWDPSGEFLASVSDDSVRVWALGAGGEGECVHELSCNGNKFQSCVFHHTYTSLLVIGCYQTLELWNMTENKVMTLPAHEGLIASLAVSNVTGLIASAGHDKFVKIWK